The segment ACATATGGACGATTTAGAATTTAATCAAGTCTTACATAAAATAAAGAGTACAGACTCTATTGAACGTTCACACCAACTCAGCCAACTTTATTTACGTAAAGCTTTAAAAGAGTTAGAAGATTTACCGAAAATAAAGGCGAGGAAAACACTTCGAGACATGGCTCTTTTTATTGGGAAAAGAAAATATTAGAAATTTTAATTGGAAACGTTGTCAAAAAGTCGAAACAGTGTTACTATTTTTGTGGGCTGTAACATGCAGCCTACTTACATAGGGGAGTGGAGATTAAAATGGAACAAACATTTCTTATGGTGAAACCTGATGGCGTACAAAGAGGATTAATAGGTGAAATTGTTTCTCGTTTCGAGAAAAAGGGCTTTCAACTTACCGGCTCAAAGCTAATGCACATTTCGAAAGAGCTTGCTGAAGAGCATTATGGAGAACATAAAGAGCGCCCATTCTTTGGAGAACTTGTTGATTTCATTACATCTGGTCCTGTGTTTGCGATGGTATGGCAAGGGGAAGATGTCATTGCAACAGCGCGAAAAATGATGGGAGCAACAAATCCTGCAGATGCCGCACAAGGAACGATTCGTGGAGATTTCGGAATGATTGTTGGAAAAAACATTATTCATGGATCTGACTCAGCTGAAAGTGCCAAACGAGAAATTAGCATCTTTTTCGATGAGAAGGAATTGCTTGAATATTCCAAACTAGTAAATCAATGGGTATATTAATTTTTAAGGACTCCTTTTAGAGTCCTTTTTGTATGCGCTTTCGTCTAGTGATGTTTGTGAAAACCCCCTCCCATCTATTTTTTCGTTATACTATAACTATAAAGCTATAGGTGAGGATTAATGATGGTAAAAGATTATGAAGTTTTTATTCAACAAATACATCAAAAAACAGGAATAGATTTGTCACTTTATAAAGAAGCACAAATGAAAAGACGCCTGACTTCTTTATACGAAAAAAGAGGATACAGCTCCTTTAGGTCATTTTTTCAATCGTTACAAAAAAATGAAAACCTATTAAATGAATTTTTAGATCGAATGACGATAAATGTTACAGAATTTTATCGCAATCAACAGCGTTGGGAGGTATTGGAGGAGAAGATATTCCCACGTTTACTAAGCAATAATAGACCATTAAAAATATGGAGTGCTGCATGTTCAACTGGCGAAGAAGCATATACAATCGTAATGGTGTTGGCTCAATTGTTGCCATTATCTAAAATTTCTGTTTTAGCCACTGATTTAGATCAATATGCTTTGCAAAAGGCAAAACGGGGGGTTTACCCTTCTAGATCCTTACATGAAGTACCTAATCATATAAAAGAATTGCATTTTAAACAATCTGGTGATTTTTATGAAGTGTCAGATCCTATCAAGGGAAGCGTCACTTTTAAACAACATAACCTTTTATCTAATCCTTTTGAGCAAGGGTATGATTTAATTGTTTGTCGCAATGTTATGATTTATTTTACTGAAGAAGCAAAAGAAATATTGTACAAAAAGTTTAGCCGTTCATTGAAACCCGGAGGTGTGCTCTTTGTTGGGAGTACAGAACAAATTTTTAATCCTGGGAAGTATGGGCTTGAATCGGAGGATACTTTTTTTTATCGTAAACAATAGGAATATCATATAAATAATCACACAAAGCTGTTAAATACGAATAACAGCTTTTATTTTTTTAGAAAATAGATGTAAGATAATAAAATGTATGATATATTTGTACATAACTCTTTAACGAGTTGAAGGAGGAAAGTGTTGTGAGATATTTAACATCAGGGGAATCCCATGGGCCCCAATTAACAACGATTATTGAAGGATTACCAGCAGGTATCCCATTACTTGCTGAAGACATAAATGAGGAATTATCAAGGCGGCAAAAAGGGTATGGTCGTGGAAGAAGAATGCAAATTGAGAAGGACACTGTACAAATAGTTGGAGGAGTTCGTCATGGCCAAACATTAGGGTCTCCAGTAGGCCTTGTTGTCGAGAACCGAGATTGGAAGCATTGGACGAAAATAATGGGAATTGAACCAACAGATGATGCTGAGATAAAACGAACTGTTAGCAGACCTCGTCCTGGTCATGCCGATTTAAATGGCGGCATTAAATATGGTCATCGTGATATGAGAAATGTTCTAGAGCGATCTTCAGCTCGCGAAACGACTGTTAGGGTCGCTGTCGGTGCTGTTGCTAAAAAGCTATTGGCTGGACTAGGTATTCATATTGCAGGTCATGTTACTGAAATTGGGGGAGTGAAAGCAAAAGAACGAACTACCCAATCGATTGAAGAGATTCAATCCATTTCTGAAGCCTCGCCTGTCCGTACTCTTGATGAGTTGGCAGAAAAGACAATGATGAAAGCCATTGATAATGCAAAGGAAGCAGGAGATTCTATCGGTGGTGTTGTTGAAGTGATTGTCGAAGGGATGCCTGTCGGTGTAGGTAGTTATGTTCATTATGATCGGAAACTTGATGCGAAAATTGCAGCAGCAATCATGAGTATTAATGCTTTCAAAGGAGTAGAATTTGGAATCGGTTTTGAAGCAGCAAGAAAACCTGGCAGTGAGGTTCATGATGAAATCGCTTGGAATAAAGAGGACGGTTATGTACGTAAGACAAATCGTCTTGGAGGGTTTGAAGGTGGTATGACATCAGGTATGCCTATCGTTGTTCGTGGAGTGATGAAGCCAATCCCAACATTATATAAACCCCTTAAAAGTGTAGATATTGAAACGAAAGAGGAGTTTTCAGCAAGTATTGAACGAAGCGATAGCTGTGCAGTACCCGCTGCCTGTGTTGTGGCAGAAAATGTTGTGGCGTTTGAGTTAGCAAAAGAGCTTTTAGATCAATTTCCAGCGGATCGTTATAGTGATTTAAAAGAGTCCATTGAACAATACCGACAAACAGTGAAGGAGTTTTAATCATTGAAGGAGCTCATTATTCAAACGCCTTCAAAAAGTTATCCGGTTTATTTAGGATATGGTGCGATTGCTTCTTTGTCACATATACTTAATAAGGGAGCATATTCGTCTATTTTACTTGTAGCGGACGAGGTGGTCTTTCACCTCCATGGAGAAACGGTTCTTAGACATCTTCCTACAAACATACCAACCCATATTTGTAAGGTTCCTTCTGGTGAACAAGCAAAATCTTTTTCTGTTTATGAAGAGACCATATCCGTAGCACTTAAAAAGAAGGTTGACCGGAAAGCAGTTGTTGTAGCATTAGGTGGAGGAGCGATTGGGGATATGGCTGGGTTCGTAGCCTCGACCTATATGCGTGGGATTGCGTTTATCCAAGTCCCTTCAACGATTCTTGCTCACGACAGTGCAGTGGGTGGAAAAGTCGCTATTAACCATCCTTTAGGAAAAAATATGGTTGGACAATTTTACCAACCGGAAGCCGTAATATATGACTTAGACTTCTTAACATCACTCCCTGAAAAAGAGATAA is part of the Bacillus spongiae genome and harbors:
- the ndk gene encoding nucleoside-diphosphate kinase, encoding MEQTFLMVKPDGVQRGLIGEIVSRFEKKGFQLTGSKLMHISKELAEEHYGEHKERPFFGELVDFITSGPVFAMVWQGEDVIATARKMMGATNPADAAQGTIRGDFGMIVGKNIIHGSDSAESAKREISIFFDEKELLEYSKLVNQWVY
- a CDS encoding protein-glutamate O-methyltransferase CheR, whose product is MVKDYEVFIQQIHQKTGIDLSLYKEAQMKRRLTSLYEKRGYSSFRSFFQSLQKNENLLNEFLDRMTINVTEFYRNQQRWEVLEEKIFPRLLSNNRPLKIWSAACSTGEEAYTIVMVLAQLLPLSKISVLATDLDQYALQKAKRGVYPSRSLHEVPNHIKELHFKQSGDFYEVSDPIKGSVTFKQHNLLSNPFEQGYDLIVCRNVMIYFTEEAKEILYKKFSRSLKPGGVLFVGSTEQIFNPGKYGLESEDTFFYRKQ
- the aroC gene encoding chorismate synthase, translated to MRYLTSGESHGPQLTTIIEGLPAGIPLLAEDINEELSRRQKGYGRGRRMQIEKDTVQIVGGVRHGQTLGSPVGLVVENRDWKHWTKIMGIEPTDDAEIKRTVSRPRPGHADLNGGIKYGHRDMRNVLERSSARETTVRVAVGAVAKKLLAGLGIHIAGHVTEIGGVKAKERTTQSIEEIQSISEASPVRTLDELAEKTMMKAIDNAKEAGDSIGGVVEVIVEGMPVGVGSYVHYDRKLDAKIAAAIMSINAFKGVEFGIGFEAARKPGSEVHDEIAWNKEDGYVRKTNRLGGFEGGMTSGMPIVVRGVMKPIPTLYKPLKSVDIETKEEFSASIERSDSCAVPAACVVAENVVAFELAKELLDQFPADRYSDLKESIEQYRQTVKEF